The DNA window TTCGCCGATGACGATGCCGCGGCCGTAATCCTGCACGGCGGCCGCGAAGATCTCCGAAGCCGATGCGGACCCACGGTTGATCAGCACGCCGATCGGACCGTCCCACGCCAGGCCGGCGATCGTGTCGTTTTCCACTTCGACGCGGCCTTCGGCGCTGCGCTGCTGCACCACGGGCCCCTTGTCGATGAACAGGCCCGTCAGCTCGACAGCCTCGGTCAGCGAACCGCCGCCGTTGTTGCGCAGGTCGATCAGCACGTTGTCGACCTTGTCCTTCTTCAGCTCGGCCAGCAGGCGCGCCACGTCGCGCGTGGCGCTCTTGTAATCCTTGTCGCCGCGGCGGCGCGCCTCGAAGTCCTGGTAGAACGTGGGCAGCGAGATCACGCCGATGCGGCGCTTGACCGTGCCATCCTTCACTTCCATGATCGTCTTCTTGGCCGACTGCTCTTCCATGCTGATCTTCTTGCGCACCAGCGAGATCATGACGGGCTTGGCATCGGGGCCGGCATCGCCCGGCAGCACCTGCAGGCGCACCTTGGAATCCTTCGGGCCGCGGATCTGCTGGACCACGTCGTCGATACGCCAGCCCAGCACGTCCGTGACCGGGGCATTGTCGCCCTGCGCAACGCCGACGATCTTGTCGCCCACCTTCAGCTTGCCGGACATGCCGGCCGGGCTGCCCGTGACGATCTCGCGGATCACCGTGTATTCGTCACGCGTCTGCAGCACGGCGCCGATGCCTTCCAGCGACAGGCGCATCTGGATGTCGAAGTTATCCGACGCACGCGGGCCCAGGTAATTGGTGTGCGGCTCGATCGACATCGCATAGGCGTTCATGAAGATCTGGAACACGTCCTCGCCATTGAGCTTGCGCGAACGCGACAGGTAGTTTTCATAGCGCTTGTCCAGCGTTTCGCGAATGGCCTTGTCGTCCTTGCCGGCCAGCTTCAGGCGCAGCCAGTCGTTCTTGACGCGCTTGCGCCACAGGTCCTTCACGTCCGCTTCGCTCTTGGGCCACTCGGCCTTTTCGCGGTCGTACTGGTAGCTTTCGTCCAGCGTGAAATCGGGTTTGGTCTTGAGCAGTTCGCGCGCATACGCGATGCGGTCGTTGAAGCGCTGCTGGTAGAGATTGTAGATGTCGAACGGCATCTGCAGGTTTTCGCCGACGATCGCATCGTCGAGCTTGGCCTTGGCACCGGCATATTTATCCAGGTCGGCTTGCACGAAAAACAGCTTTTCCGCATCCAGCGACTTGAAATAGCGGTCGTAGATTTTCTCCGACATCGCATCGTCGAGCGGCGTGGCCTTGTAGTGGTAGCGGGACAGCACACGGGACGCCCACAGGGCGGCCTGGGTCTGCTGCGCGGCAGGCTTGATCTGCTCGACGGCAGCCTTGTCGGCGGGCGCAGCGTGACCATAGGCGGACAGGATAGCCAGCGACATCGCGGCCAGCAGCATTTGCTTCTTCATCGGCACACTCCGGATTCTAAAATGACGATTTGCGGACACGCACAGCTTATTCAAGTCCGCGTGCGGTTTATTCTACAGGACAGAATGCGATGATTTGGCACTCACGCTTAAGTGCGCATTAAAGATGGCGGGACAAAGACGTTTTGAATGACCGGATTGCAAAGAATTGTAAATCCGGCACCCTGAAAGATAAATAAACGTTAACGCGCGCCGTCAGTGGCCGCCACTGTAGAAGCAGCGCCCGCACGCCTGACGGTAGCGCTCATTCCCGCCGATGGCGATCTGCGCGCCTTCGCGGATGCGATTGCCGTGTTCATCGACGCGGATATTCATCGTCGCTTTCTTGCCGCACGTGCAGATATTCTTGAGTTCCTCGATCGTGTCGGCCAGCGCCAGCAGGTAGACCGAGCCGGGAAACGGTTCGCCGCGAAAGTCGGTGCGCAAGCCATAGCAGATCACCGGCACGCCCTTCACCTGCGCCAGCTGGTGCAACTGCTGCACCTGCGGCACGGAAAGGAACTGCGCCTCGTCGACGAGCACGCAGGCCACCTTGTCGATGTCGAGGAAGTTGGTCGCGGCATCGAACGTTTCCACTTCCCGCTGCAAGCCCAGGCGCGACGTGATCCGGCCCACGCCGAAACGGTCGTCGATCGCGGCGGTGAACAGCCGCACGGCCTGGCCCTGCTCTTCGTAATTATGGGCGACCTGCAGCATCGCGGTGGATTTGCCTGCGTTCATCGCAGAGTAACGGAAGTAGAGTTTTGCCACTGCTGACCTGCTGGAAAAAAATGGAATCCGCGATTATAAGACAGCACCGGATGCCACCGGTCCGCCCGTGCTGGCACCTGCCGGGGTTTCGGCGCATACTGCCACGACACCGTCCGTTCCCGCACCACCATTGCGCAACGACATTTTCGCGATTTTTCGATCCCACGAGGAAAGACCATGGCGAGCACTCCTTCTACCCTCTCTACCGCCCCTGCCACGCCCCCGGCGCTGTACGGCTTGATCGGCAACACCCCGCTGGTCGAAGTGACCCGCATTGATACCGGCCCGTGCCAGCTGTTCCTGAAACTCGAGAACCAGAACCCCGGCGGCTCGATCAAGGACCGCATCGCCCTGTCGATGATCGACGCGGCCGAGCGCGATGGCCGCCTGCGGCCGGGCGGCACGATCATCGAGGCCACGGCCGGCAATACGGGCCTCGGGCTGGCCCTCGTCGGCCGCATCAAGGGCTACCGCGTGGTGCTCGTGGTGCCGGACAAGATGGCCACGGAAAAGGTGCTGCACCTTAAGGCCCTGGGCGCCGAGATCCACATCACCCGGTCGGACGTGGGCAAGGGCCATCCCGAGTATTACCAGGACCGGGCTGCCCGCATCGCCGCCGACATTCCCGGCGCCTTCTACGCGGACCAGTTCAACAACCCCGCCAATCCGCTCGCGCATGAAACCACCACCGGCCCCGAGCTGTGGCAGCAGGCCAGCCAGCAGCTCGATGCGATCGTCGTCGGCGTGGGCTCGTCCGGCACACTCACCGGGCTGTCGCGCTATTTCGCCAAGGCCAATCCCGACCTGGAATTCGTGCTGGCCGACCCGAAAGGCTCGATCCTCACCGAATACCTGCGCACGGCCCGCGTGCCGGAAACAAGTGGCTCGTGGGCGGTGGAAGGCATCGGCGAGGATTTCGTGCCGTCGATCGCCGACTTTTCACGCGTCAAGCATGCATACACGATCACCGACGCGGAGAGTTTTGCAAGCGCCCGCGCCCTGGTGCGGGCCGAGGGCATCATCGGCGGCTCGTCGACGGGCACCCTGCTGGCCGCGGCGCTGAAGTATTGCCGCGAGCAGACAACGCCGAAGCGCGTGGCCACGTTTGTCTGCGATACGGGCACGCGCTACCTGTCGAAGATGTACAACGACGGCTGGATGTTCGACCAGGGCCTGATGGAACGTCCCCCGACCGGCGACCTGCGCGACCTGATCGGCCGCCGGCACGATGCCGGCGAGGTCGTCA is part of the Pseudoduganella lutea genome and encodes:
- a CDS encoding carboxy terminal-processing peptidase, with translation MKKQMLLAAMSLAILSAYGHAAPADKAAVEQIKPAAQQTQAALWASRVLSRYHYKATPLDDAMSEKIYDRYFKSLDAEKLFFVQADLDKYAGAKAKLDDAIVGENLQMPFDIYNLYQQRFNDRIAYARELLKTKPDFTLDESYQYDREKAEWPKSEADVKDLWRKRVKNDWLRLKLAGKDDKAIRETLDKRYENYLSRSRKLNGEDVFQIFMNAYAMSIEPHTNYLGPRASDNFDIQMRLSLEGIGAVLQTRDEYTVIREIVTGSPAGMSGKLKVGDKIVGVAQGDNAPVTDVLGWRIDDVVQQIRGPKDSKVRLQVLPGDAGPDAKPVMISLVRKKISMEEQSAKKTIMEVKDGTVKRRIGVISLPTFYQDFEARRRGDKDYKSATRDVARLLAELKKDKVDNVLIDLRNNGGGSLTEAVELTGLFIDKGPVVQQRSAEGRVEVENDTIAGLAWDGPIGVLINRGSASASEIFAAAVQDYGRGIVIGEPSFGKGTVQTLISLDRFAQDKQRLGELKMTVAQFFRINGGTTQLRGVTPDIKLPQLSDAENFGESSYDNALPYTVIKPAVYIPAGEVKDIVPLLAKKHEARVLKDKDFQFLVDDVNYVKKQRKDNLISLNEKERRKERDEQEARAKLREARLAAAPSADDPILVPDPTVKNAVTPKPAGAKQAKQAAAAAVKGVSRTDDGLQGDERSLAAELEAEKAAKNAKDVLLLEAVHIMADEVSLLKTDTRLASRVLPYTPDR
- a CDS encoding thymidine kinase, producing the protein MAKLYFRYSAMNAGKSTAMLQVAHNYEEQGQAVRLFTAAIDDRFGVGRITSRLGLQREVETFDAATNFLDIDKVACVLVDEAQFLSVPQVQQLHQLAQVKGVPVICYGLRTDFRGEPFPGSVYLLALADTIEELKNICTCGKKATMNIRVDEHGNRIREGAQIAIGGNERYRQACGRCFYSGGH
- a CDS encoding pyridoxal-phosphate dependent enzyme; this translates as MASTPSTLSTAPATPPALYGLIGNTPLVEVTRIDTGPCQLFLKLENQNPGGSIKDRIALSMIDAAERDGRLRPGGTIIEATAGNTGLGLALVGRIKGYRVVLVVPDKMATEKVLHLKALGAEIHITRSDVGKGHPEYYQDRAARIAADIPGAFYADQFNNPANPLAHETTTGPELWQQASQQLDAIVVGVGSSGTLTGLSRYFAKANPDLEFVLADPKGSILTEYLRTARVPETSGSWAVEGIGEDFVPSIADFSRVKHAYTITDAESFASARALVRAEGIIGGSSTGTLLAAALKYCREQTTPKRVATFVCDTGTRYLSKMYNDGWMFDQGLMERPPTGDLRDLIGRRHDAGEVVSVAPTDTLLVAFNRMRAADLAQLPVLANGRLVGIIDESDLLLHVGNEAPAFAGLVGDTMTARLETLQPGDSLQALRSTLDRGLTAVVADGQRFYGLVTRYDLLNHLRRKL